Sequence from the Methanosarcina siciliae T4/M genome:
TAAGCTGTTTATTGCTAAAGCATTCAATTCTTTTCGATTAAGGGTGGCGCATGGATCTTACTAATATATTGAAGTCTGTCAAAGAAGGGAAAATCGATCTTGAAACTGCAGAACAGCAGGTTCGAGGTCTGGGTTTTGTATCCTATTCGCATATCGCTAAAGTGGATACCCATAGAAAAAACAGAACAGGAGTAGCCGAAGCTGTTCTTGCTGACTGCAAGGAGCCTGAAGATGTTGTCGAGATTGCCAGGGTTATGGTAGATAAAAGTAAAAGAGCCCTGATTACCCGCGTCTCTGCCCCACATCTTGAAGCTTTGATGAAGGCTTTTGCTGCTGATAAACTCGAGTGGAACAGCCGTGCACGCACAGTGGTTATTCATGACGGGACTCCTGCTCCGCTTACAGGAGGGGTTGTTGGAGTAATATCCGCAGGCACGGCAGACATCCCTGCTGCAGAAGAGGCCAGGGTCGTTGCTTCGGAAATGGGCTGTGAAACCGTAGCCGTCTACGATGTAGGGGTTGCCGGGATCCACAGGCTGATTCCCGAACTCCAGAAACTCAAGCTCCGGAACCCTGGGGCGATCGTTGTTGCAGCCGGAAGGGAGGGTACGCTTCCTACCATAGTCTCAGGGCTTGTTGACGTGCCGGTAATCGGGCTTCCGGTGTCCACGGGTTACGGAGCGGGTGGGGAAGGAAAAGCAGCCCTGCTCTCAATGCTTCAGTCCTGCTCGACCCTTGCAGTGGTAAACATCGATGCAGGGTTTGTTGCGGGGGCTTATGCAGCCAGGATCGCAAATCTGATTGCTGCTGCCGGGTCAGGGAAGATAGCTGAAGAGGCGGAACAGGAAGAAGAACAGGAAAATAACTATGAATAAGTTCAGAGTGGGACTCAGGGAGGAATTTTATGAAAACACTGGTCTTTAATCCCTTTTCAGGGGCAGCCGGGGATATGATCCTGGCCTGCGCTCTCGACATCGGAGCTGACAAGCAAGCGGTGAAGGAACTTGTTGAAGCTTCAGCGCCCGTATCCATGGATATAAGGGAAGTGGTAAAAGAGGGAATAAAAGCTCTGGATGTCCGCATGAAAGTGCCTGAAAATGAACATGTCCGGACGTATCCTGAAATCGTAGACCTCGTAAAGGCTGCAAAACTACCTCCTCAGTTGGAAGCAAGTACTCTTAGTATCTTTTTAAAAATGGCCGAAGCCGAAGCTGCCGTCCACGGGCAGCCCGACCTTGAAATGCTCCATTTCCACGAAGTGGGACAGAGTGATGCCCTTGCCGATGTCATAGGTTCTTCTGCAGCCCTCCATTCGCTTAACTGTGATTCGGTTTACTGCACCCCCATCAACGTGGGCAGTGGAACAATAGAATGTGCCCACGGTACCCTTCCTGTGCCGGCTCCAGCAACTCTGGAGATTCTCAGAAAGGGGAAACTCTATTTCAGAGGAGGGAGCGTGAATAAGGAACTGCTGACCCCTACAGGGGCTGCTATCCTTTCACATTTTGCAAAGCCTGTTGAAACCTTTCCCCAGGGGAAGGCAATAGCCATCGGATACGGGGCAGGAGATGCCGACCTTCCAGGGCCCAATGTACTCCAGGGAGTGCTTCTTGAACCTGACTCCCACCTGATTTCGGATATAATTGAGGTGCTTGAGACCAATGCCGATGATGTAAGCGGGGAAGTCCTGGGCAACCTTTTTGAAGAACTGCTCTCGATGGGGGCAAGGGACGTTGCGATTATGCCCGTAACCATGAAAAAAGGAAGGCCTGCCCATATTATTAAGGTAATTGCAAAGCCTGAAGACAGCGCAAAACTATCCCGGAAGATCATTGTAGAAACAGGATCGCTTGGAGTCAGGGTTATGCCTGCCCGGCACAGGTTGATGGCTGCCCGCAACATTGAGATGATAAAAATAGAACTCGAAGGCCAGGAATTTGAAACCGCTGTCAAGGTTGCCAGGGACTCTGAAGGGGTTCTGCTCAATATCTCTGCGGAGTTTGAGGACTGCAAAAGGGTCGCAAGAACAACCGGACTTCCCGTAAAAGAGGTAATGCGAAGGGCCGAAGAAGTTGCCTGGAAACTTTTTTCTTAATTTTTTGTAATTATTCAGGTATCGGTGGCTCTCCCTGAAGCGCCGCATAGAGTGAATCAATTACAGACATCATATTTTTCATTATTGTATTTTTCATTATTGTAGATATGTATCCAAAAACATGGCAGTTTCCCGAATTTTATGTAAATTCAAAGTCTATTTTTTGTATACTGTGTGGGAAATCTCTCTACCAATACGAAATTTGTTATTCAAAAACTCTCTAAAATTTATAATTTTACAGAACTTTTGGCACGCTGCCAGAAAGTACGGGATTCACAAGGAGCAGGGAAACAAGAATCAGAATTATTATCGGTTTGTAGTCTATATTGATTAGTGATTACATCTTTTACATTTTTCTCCTGCCAACAAGAAAAGCCAGAATTGTTACGGAAATAGCAAGAAGAATGCCTGCACCCGATGCCCTGTTAACGGAGAGATCATCGTTTTCTTGCACGGGGATTTTTATACCTGTATTTTCTTCATCTGTTTCCGAGTAATATTCAATCGTACCAAAATTCTCAAAAACCACAGGGATGTTTTCAATACCCATTTCTATTCCTTTCTTATAATAAATGAGATATATTTCATCCCTTGTCTGTTGATCAGTATTTTCAACATTCAGGCCGATGCCAATGTAGCCCTCTTTATTAACTCCCCAACTATTAATTTGATCCTCGATAAAATATTTGGCAAGATTGTCTGAAACATCGATATTATGTTCTTTTGCAGTTTTTTCTATCAAAACCAAATCCATTCCAGGACCTGTATTATTGGTATGGATCTCGATTTCAGCAAGTTTCTTGTCCAAATCATTAGATACACTCGACTTTACCTGCTTCACTTTTCTATAAAATTCCTTTTTTTCCTCTTCGCTTTTGAATTCTGGTAGAATTCCATAGGAATCAAGGTAAGCTTCTTTGTAATACCCTGTTTTCGCACAATCCATTCCAATTCCCGGATGTACGAAAGCATCTGACATATTGCTTGAGTTTTCACTTGCATTCCCAATGCTTGCACCACTAACCAGTAGTAATGTAAGCAGTAATGCCACAATTCCATTCCTTGAATCATTCTTCATGTATATTCATCATTTTGTAAAATTTGCATAAAATTTCTGTGTATAGTATAATATTTCTCATACTATTTAATACTAACAAAAAATACAACATGTTTAGTTAAATATAATTTACTATTATAAAATAAAATTACATTTTACGATTCATAATCACACAGTTAAAAAATGGCTTGAGTAAAATGTCGCTCTGCTTCATTACATTTTTTTTAAAGAATCTGTATAGAGTTCTACCTGTTATCAAACTCATTACAAAACTATCAATACTATCTCAATAACAGTGGAAAAACAGAGTAAAATCTGTTGTTGCAAGATATATAAAGCAGGTAAATAAAAGCAAGAAGGACAGAATATCCGAGATTAGAATATTGAAGAAACAAAAGGAGAGTTTCAAACAGATAAGACAAAAAATCAGTTTAACAGACAAAGATTCACGCTACATGAAAAACAAGAAAGGAAAAGCTGAATCCTCGTATAATGCTCAAATTACAGTCGATCACCAATCAGAAATCATTGTTGTTAATGACGTTTTTTAGGACAGGAATGACATACAGCAATTAATTCCTCAGATTGAACTCACGGGCCTGGGTGAGTAGAGCGCCCTGATTAAGTGCTTCATTACTTATGCGCACAATTCTCTTATCCGGCAACTCCTTCTGATCCTTGACAGCACAGTCATCAGGATCATAGTGGGTGATATTGACAGGAACCGGATTCATTTCTTCTACTGGTATGCCTGGAGGAACTTCTTTGGAAACTCCCTGAAAGATAATCTGAGCTTCCTTACGCTGGTTGCCAAAGTACAGGTCCGGATAAAAAATGAAAAGCTCAGATCGTGATCAGCAGACAGCACGAGGAAAAGAGTAGTCATGCATGATCTCATTGTAAAGTTGCGTCTGTAATTTACAATTAAAAGTTGAAACGTATTCTTTGGGAATTTCTATGACCATTAGTGCCATCAATATCGTTTTGGTGGCAAGAGTAGATAAATGATTGGTCAGATGGAAGTATTTTAAAATAGGGGATGAAAAAGGGAATTGAGAGTTTTTAAAGCTCTCAGAGCTTGCCCATCGAGTGCAGGAGTTCCGCATTCAGGACGCTTGCCCCTGCAGCCCCGCGGATTGTGTTGTGCCCCATTGCGATGTAACGGATTCCTTCTCTGATCCTGCCCACCGAAACGCTCATACCTTTTCCCATATTGCGGTCAAGGCGTGGCTGGGGCCTGTCGACTTCGTCCCGGACTATAAGGGCTTTCCCTGGTTCTGAGGGGAGTTCTCCGAGCTTCGGGTCAAATTTGAGGAAGGATTCTCTTACCTCTTCAGGGGTGGGTTTATCCCTCATGCCTGCCCAGATGGCTTCCGTGTGCCCGTCGATTACAGGGACCCTGTGGCAGGAAGCACTTACTTTCATGTCTGCGGGTACGATTTCCGAGCCGTTAAATTCCCCGAGGAGCTTTAAGGTTTCGGTTTCCATCTTCTTTTCTTCGCTCCCGATATAGGGGATTACGTTATCATAGATTGCCATGGCTGCAACGCCGGAGAAACCTGCTCCGGATATCGCCTGCATTGTGGCGACCTGTACGGTTTCAAGCCCGAACTGCATGAGGGGCTTTAAGGTAATGGTCATGACGATTGTGGAGCAGTTAGGGTTAGTAATAATGTATCCGTCCCAGCCCCTTATGTCCTGCTGGACCTCAAGGAGCCCCAGGTGTCCGGGATTTACTTCCGGAATCACCAGGGGAATGTCTTTTTCCATCCTGTAGGAAGATGCATTGCTTGCAACTGCAAACCCGGCTTTTGCAAACTCGGGTTCCACTGTAAGGGCAAGGTCTGCAGGAAGAGCCGAAAAGACCACATCCGCATCAACGGCTTTAGGGTCAACAGGAACAACCTCTATGTTTTCGACACTTTCCGGCATGGCTGTATCCAGCCTCCATCCTGCCGCTTCTCTATACGTTTTGCCAGCGCTTCTTTCGGACGCTGCAAGGGCTGTAATCTCAAACCAGGGATGGTTTGCAAGTGCTTCTACAAATCGCTGCCCTACAGCGCCTGTGGCGCCTAAAATACCCGCTTTAACTGCTGCCATCTAAAAAATTGCCTCCGGAGAGATAAGAAATGATTTGATAAAAAGGAAAAAGAAAAAAATGGAATAAATAATTATTCCACACTGATTTCTGTTTTTACTCTTCTACCTTAATTGCTTCGTTCGGGCATGCTTCTTCACATGCGCCGCACTCTACACATTCGTCCTGGTCGACAACTGCAATTCCCTTTTCTTCATCGAGGGTGATTGCTTCAGAGGGACATTCATCGACACAGGTTCCACATCCAGAACATTCATCTGCATTAACTATTGCTGGCATATTTTTTCACACTCCTTTAATTTGCTCGATATGTACCAGGAAATTATATCGGGGCGTTTTTGAAACTTCCATAGAATATCGAAAAATTGATCATAACGCCATTACTCAGATAAACATAAAAACTTATCGCTTTTTAGCAAAAAGCATTCTCAGGAATCGAAAGGAGCTAAGGCTCACGCTTCCAAAATTTATGTTT
This genomic interval carries:
- the larB gene encoding nickel pincer cofactor biosynthesis protein LarB, with the translated sequence MDLTNILKSVKEGKIDLETAEQQVRGLGFVSYSHIAKVDTHRKNRTGVAEAVLADCKEPEDVVEIARVMVDKSKRALITRVSAPHLEALMKAFAADKLEWNSRARTVVIHDGTPAPLTGGVVGVISAGTADIPAAEEARVVASEMGCETVAVYDVGVAGIHRLIPELQKLKLRNPGAIVVAAGREGTLPTIVSGLVDVPVIGLPVSTGYGAGGEGKAALLSMLQSCSTLAVVNIDAGFVAGAYAARIANLIAAAGSGKIAEEAEQEEEQENNYE
- the larC gene encoding nickel pincer cofactor biosynthesis protein LarC; its protein translation is MKTLVFNPFSGAAGDMILACALDIGADKQAVKELVEASAPVSMDIREVVKEGIKALDVRMKVPENEHVRTYPEIVDLVKAAKLPPQLEASTLSIFLKMAEAEAAVHGQPDLEMLHFHEVGQSDALADVIGSSAALHSLNCDSVYCTPINVGSGTIECAHGTLPVPAPATLEILRKGKLYFRGGSVNKELLTPTGAAILSHFAKPVETFPQGKAIAIGYGAGDADLPGPNVLQGVLLEPDSHLISDIIEVLETNADDVSGEVLGNLFEELLSMGARDVAIMPVTMKKGRPAHIIKVIAKPEDSAKLSRKIIVETGSLGVRVMPARHRLMAARNIEMIKIELEGQEFETAVKVARDSEGVLLNISAEFEDCKRVARTTGLPVKEVMRRAEEVAWKLFS
- a CDS encoding DUF1670 domain-containing protein produces the protein MFYPDLYFGNQRKEAQIIFQGVSKEVPPGIPVEEMNPVPVNITHYDPDDCAVKDQKELPDKRIVRISNEALNQGALLTQAREFNLRN
- the asd gene encoding aspartate-semialdehyde dehydrogenase; translation: MAAVKAGILGATGAVGQRFVEALANHPWFEITALAASERSAGKTYREAAGWRLDTAMPESVENIEVVPVDPKAVDADVVFSALPADLALTVEPEFAKAGFAVASNASSYRMEKDIPLVIPEVNPGHLGLLEVQQDIRGWDGYIITNPNCSTIVMTITLKPLMQFGLETVQVATMQAISGAGFSGVAAMAIYDNVIPYIGSEEKKMETETLKLLGEFNGSEIVPADMKVSASCHRVPVIDGHTEAIWAGMRDKPTPEEVRESFLKFDPKLGELPSEPGKALIVRDEVDRPQPRLDRNMGKGMSVSVGRIREGIRYIAMGHNTIRGAAGASVLNAELLHSMGKL
- a CDS encoding indolepyruvate ferredoxin oxidoreductase subunit alpha gives rise to the protein MPAIVNADECSGCGTCVDECPSEAITLDEEKGIAVVDQDECVECGACEEACPNEAIKVEE